From the Cucumis sativus cultivar 9930 chromosome 5, Cucumber_9930_V3, whole genome shotgun sequence genome, the window tatatttagagTGTAGAGTTTGcaattttatattgtttagtattgaaatagtttaattagttgtttattATGAACTTATAAGTAGGGATggtagtttaaaaaaaagtaacagaGGATGGACTTGAAACACTATGAAATAAATTACCTTTTGTTCCAATCTCTTCCATAGTCTATGCATACTCTCTTTACCATTGGAATTAGAGGAGAACTTTTGTGTGATTATAATACTTTCTAAcgaatttctttcttccagTCGGTAGAATTATATTgtgaagtttttttctttttctgcaTTTCGTACTGATGTacagataaataaaatttaccaGAAAATGTGTAGACAGATCAGAGTGTAGTACATACCATAGGAGCTCCAATTCTTCCCCATAATGAAGACATGTtcacaataattttcttctcccttGCGATCATGGGAGGAATGAAATGACGTAGTACATTTGCTGTTCCTTTGATATTTGTATCAATCACTGAATCAAAATCCTTTTGTGGAATCTCCCAAAACTTTGACTTCTCATTCGCTATAGCAGCATTGTTCACTAAACAGATAGATATTcatacatattattaaatatatatatatataaaagaaaacatatgaaTAATGATCAGATTCAAAGTGGTTATAATGTCGATGCTATCCTACACAATAATGTAATCATACACATGCTCCTTCTTTTATTGTCCAATATTTGGTTTTGAGATATAACACACGTAGTTCATCCAAATATGGTATTGGTATTAGAAATGATGAATCCCAAGTGGGCATGCATTATATTCagtccaaaaacaaaaagtagaaTTTGATTCAAGTGGGAGGAATCTAAAGAAACAACCCCCAtgttaaaaataatctataatttttataatacaaGTTaattacttcatttttttattgattttgaaataaaactcAATTATCCAAATCTAATATAGTAACGTAGTCATCAATAAAGTCCAAACAAGCATTCAATCCAAAAATAAGAAACGAGAACCCGTTCCAATAACGCAACTCCAAAAAAAACTCTATATATCTTGACATTTTGAGAGTGGACATTAGGATCCTACGATGTGCAGaagatatatttgttatatctaATTTGAAATACGTGTGTttaataatgttgaaaataaaaagtagttAAAAGACTATTCAATCTAAAACTCATCACAtagaagttaaaaaataatcaaattcacgttaaatcataaaaaaagatttgaaaaggCCGTAGAATAcgttaaacaataaaattgttataattctAGAAAACGCAAAAATTTGCAATGATCTTTGAAATTAAGGTACAAAAACTTCATATAAAACTTAGAGGGtaagttaacaaaattaaaactaaaactaacaaaaaatggaaatgagatactatatagaaaaaaatgttgaactcAACTACTTAAAAAGTTAGATTTGAtatcctaattttttattttacaaaaaagtttagatatataaaattttataaaaaattctggATATTAGTTAGAAtaaaatatgtgtgtgtgtttttttatatatattttctttattttcgcTAGATATATAGAAAAGgataaatttgacaaaatataacaaaaatttcccATTCTGTCTATAATAGACATCGATATTGAATAGAAATTTATCGGTTTCTATCacgatagaatctaaaattaattttgttatagtttgtaaatatttttgtttattttttataactttatatatatatatacatggaagagatataaacatatatttttttataaaatattagtggATATGTTTTTATAATCTATCGGGTATGATGCTAAAATGATGGGCTAAAAAAGTTCATTGAAgtatttaatatcaaatttaccTATCATGATCATCAAAGAGgagaaacaaaatgttagaTATTATAGATGATAGAGAACTTATATTATGTTGTCTATGAaatctgtttttcttttgttttcttttgttctcttttacCCAAAGGTGAATATTGAAACGTATACCAAGGATATCAGGAATGAGATTTGTTTGAAGGACAGCTTGAAGTAGATCTTCCACACCACTATTTGAAGTCTacagaaaaccaaaataatttatttgaaattacatatatatgttatgtatgtgtgtgtagtaataataataattaattaataatagtgaaaaGAAAGGATGGAAGAAATAATTTACCACATCAAGGTTGAGGAGCAAGTGTTGTTTAGTGGAGATAGAAGAGAGCTGTGTTTGAAGAGAATGAAGAGTGTTATGATTACGAGAACAACCAACAATGGTATGGCCAAGCTTTGCCAATTCTAAAGCCAAACCTCGTCCTAACCCTCTGCTCACTCCAGTTATCAAAACTACAAGTGAAGTACTCTTAccatcttcttccttcctaccttcttcttccatcattttcctttttctttttaattccaaACTCACGATATCCATAAGaaagatataatataacaGTTAAACATACTCTTGTCTTTGGGTTCACCACCTCCACACAAAAACTATACTTTGTCTTTTTGAACATCATACACTCCTTCTCGTCTTTTTCTTCTGGGGTCTATTCATAAAcactatatttctttttattaattactttatttatatatatatatatatatatatatatattagcaATGTTATCATCACAACAAAGACAAACTCATTTATGACAAACTCATTTATGCATTATAGAACTGAGccaaaatttgacatttattGGTGTTTCTACTTTCCTCTCTCTCCGATTTCCTTTTCTACATTATTCCTCttgctgtttttttttactgtatTCAAGGGTTTCCGACGGATTGCAAATTGGCTATGGACTACGTGCCTTATGATAGTTACGATAAGTTTACTCTCATGATGCTTTCCTTTTCTGTTATAAAGGGTTTTCAAGTGTTTTTCTTCGAATCTTAGGTTGCCAGTTTAGTTTTGAGAATTTAGTAATTAGCATGCATTACAACcctatttcaaacaaagataGAGTTAATAGAAAAACTCACCTTTGAtgcttttctatttttgtaatcTCCTCGAGAACACTTTGTACTCTCCTTACGAACTTGAAGTCGGAACTACCACTAGACCTGCTATTCTCCAAACTTAGAACGGGGTTGTGGAATCTGTTCGATAAAAGAATTAGGGAGAGAGATGGAATTTTTTAGTAAGAACATAACTTTTAGATCTTTGTTGAGAGTAAAAAAGATGAATTCTTcgtttattttgtaatttttaattacaaaaatgaaatctcacaaattttaaaaacaaagagacCTTTCacctttgcaaaaaaaaaaaaaaaaacctctttACCAGCAAACTACATGCAAGAGTTTCCCTATCTCACCAATTAGCGTTTCACTAACTATTAGTCGGGTACGTGTCTTGCATGCATAAGCCAATTGCATATCATATGAAAGTGGTAAGtttgtcaaatctcaacaagtgttattatttaaattattataataacaatatggtaatttaatatttaaatcaaattcaaagtttgactttttcaagtctagtcaacattttgactttttaccattttgtctaTCTTGACTAATTTTGATCTTCCGAacatgaatccgcattcatttctccaaaattcaaatcatattttaatataaagttcGTGAAAGTTTAACTTCttaaagtcaaaagtcaaaatctTAACTTTTCACATCTTTGACCACTTCCATTAATTCCGAGCttctaaatatgaatttgtattcatatttttaatatttaaatcacatttaaacataaagctcttTCTTAAGCTTATAACTGAAgactatatcaaatatatttgcccctttctctctctttacctagttcaaacaatttgaattattttatcgtaatgttctaagttgattCCTTGTGAGCTAGCGGGGAACCTAATGGCCTACAGATCATGGACTCCAATtaacgatatgagattaactGGCTAAACTCTTTAGATAGAGTTAATCAACTTTcattaactaacgggtcatttcTCTAAAGTCTTGTAGTTGCACTCCCTttaatatagatatatttgtttcCATGTGATATAACGATgataagtaagttaatccttcataGGTTATTCGTAATCTTAATTGGGTCAAAGTATCGTTTTACCTCCGAgactacatcttgctccttaagtcccactgaTCCACTATTAATGATCAATTAGTTTTAGGTCTAACCTTTAAACTGAATCCCTCTTGGGCCAAGAGGGTGAGGCTCCTTGTTAAAGACTTAGATTCAGTCCTTAAGGGTACAACTTATCTACTAATCGTAAAGAGAGTAAGAGTGAATTTCGTCTTGCACCCTATGTCCCTAATTATCCACCTAATCTTATCCCTGAAATGGAAGGCTTATTAGGCCAACGCCattgagctgccctcacctatgcagatctaaggataatttcGTGTGAAAAGAAGTTTATAGTTAGCtcaagattaaaattaagttatattgGATATCTATAAAcgaaatagtcagttttatTAAACT encodes:
- the LOC101203644 gene encoding NADPH-dependent pterin aldehyde reductase — translated: MDIVSLELKRKRKMMEEEGRKEEDGKSTSLVVLITGVSRGLGRGLALELAKLGHTIVGCSRNHNTLHSLQTQLSSISTKQHLLLNLDVTSNSGVEDLLQAVLQTNLIPDILVNNAAIANEKSKFWEIPQKDFDSVIDTNIKGTANVLRHFIPPMIAREKKIIVNMSSLWGRIGAPMFSSYSASKWGIEGLTKSIAEELPKGMAIIALHPGTVNTDMLHIAFGDLASNYQNPQQWASKAARMILNLTALDNGASLTVEDPEALCSE